The sequence GGAGATATGGATGTTTTGGAAATTGAACGGGTTTTGGAGAATTCAGTTGCAAATATAGGAGATTATATATTACCTGAATATACTTTCTTTAACTATGATTTTAAAACGGTCCATTCGATTATTCAATTTTTAACAAGTACGTTAATAAACGATGGGAGAGCTGATAAGAATTATACATTATCTGTTTTGGAACGGGAAAGGAAAGCTCCTACAAGCTTTGGTAATCTGGTGGCTGTACCACATCCCCTTGAACCGGGAACAAATGCTACGTTTTTATCTGTTCTTACTTTAAAGAAAGCCATAACATGGGGAGACAAGCAAGTTCAATTGGTTATACTGCTCAATGTTAACAAGACTAATAAAGAAGAATTACAACCAATGTTCCAATCACTTGTGAGATTAATTGATAATAAACAGACCGTTTTTAAACTGTTAGCATGTAAGACATATGCCCAAATGAAAAATATTATAAGAACCGTTTAAAAAGTATAGCAAAAGACCGCTACTGCTGGGTGCTTTTGCTTTTTACATTTTAGTAGAAAACGAACCGTTGAAATAATTCTCGGTAAAGACTGTTAAAATGTTCAATTAGGGTCGAGCATTTGCATACTTTTTTGATATCATTATTTTTTTGCCATTGGCAGCGGTAAAAAGGTGTCTTATAATGAATGCGCTTTCACGATAGAATGAAGGTAAGAAATGAAAACAGGAGAGAGGATGGTCATCGATGAAAGGATTAAAAATAGCTGTGATAGGGGGAGGATCTTCATATACACCGGAATTATTAGAAGGTTTGATTAAAAATCAAAAAGTTTTGCATGTAGCAGAAGTTTGGTTAGCAGATGTAGTTGCAGGACAAAAGAAGTTAGCCATTATAGAAGGCTTAGCAAAACGTATGATTCAAAAGTCTGAATGTCCAATTAAAATTATTGCAACTTTTGATAGACAAGAAGCAATAAAAAATGCCGATTACATTATTACACAAATTAGAGTTGGACAACTTGCCATGCGACGTTATGATGAATATATCTCCATTAAGCATGGGGTGATAGGTCAAGAAACAACTGGAGCCGGGGGATTTATGAAAGCTTTACGAACGATACCAGTGATTCTTGATATTTGTAAAGATATCGAAAAACTTGCTCCGAATGCTTGGTTGTTGAATTTTACAAATCCTGCAGGTGTTGTTACAGAAGCAGTTTTGAAACATAGTAATGTAAAAGTTATTGGCCTATGTAATAATCCGATTAATTATTATAAAAAATTCTCCGAAACTTATAACGTTTCTGTTGATGATGTTAGTATCAGTTTCACAGGCATCAATCATTTGATTTGGATAACGGATTTATATATTAAAGGTGAGTCAAGAATAGAGGATATTTTCAATGGTTGGTCGGATAGTTACGAGGCAAAGAATATTCCTGCGTTTGGCTGGGACTTGGAGTTTTTGAAATCATTGGGTGCTATTCCTTGCGGCTATCATAAATATTATTATCAGTCGGATCGTATTTTGCAAGAACAACTTGAACAGTTTAAGCGAAATGAAACCCGTGCTGATCAAGTACAAAAAATTGAAAAAGAACTTTTTACTATTTATCAGAACCTTGAACTAAACGAGAAACCAAAAGCTTTGGAACAGAGGGGAGGAGCTTATTATTCAGAGGCAGCTGTTAATTTGATTACATCTATTCAATTGAATAAAAAAAATGTGCATACACTAAATGTTCGCAATAACGGATCCATTGCATGTTTACCTAATGACGTCTGCATAGAAGTAAATTGTGTAGTGGAGCGACATCAAATTACACCACTACAAGTAGGGGCAGTACCTCCACAGATCAGGGGGCTTTTGCAAAATGTTAAAGCATACGAAGAATTAACTGTGGACGCAGCTGTATATGGAGACAAAGATCTTGCTCAGCAAGCATTAACATTACATCCACTTATCCCATCTGCTGAACGAGCAAAAGCTATTTTAAAAGAAATGTTTATCGTAAACAAAGAGTTTTTACCACAATTTACTTCATTACTATAAGGGGGAAAACTACGTTGAAAATTACATTACTTTGCGCACTCGGAATGAGTACAAGCCTTCTGGTAGAAAGAATGAAGAAAGCGGCTGATAGTAGAGGGATTGATGTGCAAATTGAAGCACATTCGGTAGATGATATGGACAAGCAGCTTAAACGTGCTGATGTCATACTTTTAGGTCCACAAATTCGCTATAAGAAGAATGAACTGTTTAAAAAAGCGGAAGCAAGGGGTGTGCCAATCGCCATTATTGATATGCGAGCATATGGAGCGACTGATGGTGAAAAAGTGTTGGAGCAAGCACTTAAGTTAAATACATGAAAATAGGAGGATGGGTTGTGAATCGTTTTAATGCGTTTATGGAACGTTACTTTATGCCGGTTGCAGGGAAAATGGCTGAACAACGCCATTTGAAGGCGATTAGGGATGGGATTGTCGCAACAATGCCATTATTAATCATTGGAAGTATTTTTCTCATTATATCATCCCCACCTATAGAATCTTGGGCAGAATTTATGAAGCCTTACACATCAGCACTGAATATCCCTGTAAAAGCTACCTTTGGATTGTTAGGCTTAGTCGCAGTATTTTCAATCGCATATAGTCTTGCAAAAAGTTATGGAATGGATGAATTGTCGGCCGGGGTGCTTAGTCTCGCTGCATTTTTTGTTGCTACTCCACTTACGGAAGATGGGAATATTCCTTTGAACTTAATGGGAAGTGAAGGTTTATTTATTGCAATTGTGTTAGCCATTTTCACGGTGGAAGTATATCGTTTTTTTGAAGAGAGAGATATTGTTATTCGTATGCCTGAAGGGGTTCCTCCTTCCGTATGGCGTGCATTTACTGCTCTTATTCCCGGAGCAGCCATTATTTTCGTTGTATGGGGCATGGATCTGTTATTGCGTAATGCTTTTAACTTGTCATTACACGGAGTTGTTGGTGCTATATTAAGACAACCTTTAGAGGCAATGGGCGCAAGTTTATGGGGAGCAATTATTGCAATTATCCTTATCCATTTACTATGGTCCTTTGGGATTCACGGAATTTCTGTTGTGGCAAGTGTAATGGCACCAATCTGGTATAGTCTGACCGAACAGAACGTAGCGGCACAGCAAGCTGGAGAAGAACTTCCATATATTATTGGTCAGCCATTTATGGCGATTTGGGTGACAGTCGGTGGTTCGGGTATGGCACTGGCGTTAACCATATTACTTGTCTCAAGAGCTCGTTCGCGTCAACTGAAAGGACTGGGTCGAGGATCTATTTGGGCAAGTTTCTTTAATATAAGTGAACCTATTGTATTTGGCGCACCAATTGTCCTGAACCCATTATTATTTTTACCTTTTATACTTGCACCATTAGCAGTTGGTCTGATCACTTATTTTTCCATGTCACTCGGTTTTGTAGGAAAGCCATATGTAATTGTTCCTTGGACTACCCCCCCGCCATTTTCGGGGATATTGACAACAGGTGATTGGCGTGGTGGTGTATTAATGATTATTAATATCATCGTAGCCATGTTTATTTATTATCCGTTTTTCCGTTTGTATGATAAAAAACTCTTAGAAGAAGAACAAGCCAATGAGGCGGCAGCTGCCACGAAGGAAAATTAAGGAGTATTTTTTGGGATAATATTACAAGAAAAGTCATTATTCATGCAAATGATTTTAGTCTGGCACCTGGTGTAACATATGGAATCCTTTATGCTCATCATTATGGGGGAGTATCAGTACGACAGCAGGTTAATCTGCTGTTTTCGAAGAATAGTTTAGAAGAGACAAAAGAATACCCTCATTTGCGAATCGGTTTACATCTGGTATTTGATGCAGGCCGCCTTGTTTTTCATCGGACAGCAGTTTAACGGGCCGCACGGATTTTTTTGAAAGGGAAGGCATGAATCGAATCAAAAGGAAGGATTTGAAACATGAGCTGGGCTCAGCTTGATTTACTTTATAAACGCTATCAAGCTGATTCATTATGGAGGTGTAGCATATGGATATTGAAAATATTTCAATGAGCATCATTTTACAAGCAGGTAATGCAAAAAAATATTTATATGAGGCATTAAAACATGCTCGAAATGCAGAGTTTGAACAAATTGAAACAAAAATGAGGCTAGTTTCTAAAGAATTATTAAAAGCTCATAAATTGCAAACCAAACTTATTCAGGAAGACACAAAGGGGGAATTGGAAAATTTGCCAATTTTACTAGTCCATGCACAGGATCATTTAATGTCAGTTATGTCAGAAAGAAGTTTGGTAGAAGAGATGATAGCAATGTACAGTAGTCAGAATAAACTTCGTAAAAAAGTAAACTGTTTAGTGGAAGGGATGAATGTTGGAAAAAAAGTAGATAGTTGAACCTGAAAAAATGAAATAAGGAGTGTTTTATGTGAGGACATTAAAAAAATCAATGACGATTATAATGATGATACTTTTTGTTCTTGCTATTACATCTTCAGATACGACGTTGAGTGCGGAGAGCAATAAGGGGAAGAGGAAAAATAAGGTTAGTAAAAAAGTGACACCAGGTATTGAGGTTTTCTTAACTGATCATTTAGAGTGGGTTCAGGATAAACGAGTTGGGTTGATTACGAATCATACTGGGGTTACAAGTAGTTTAGAGAGTAGCATTGATTTATTGTACAATCATCCTGAAGTGAATTTAACAGCATTATATGGTCCGGAACACGGCATACGCGGGGATCGTGAAGCAGGAGAATATGTGGAGTCGTATATCGATAAAAAAACGGGTTTACCTGTATATAGCTTGTATGGATCTACCTGGAAACCTACGGAAGAGATGCTCGAGGATGTAAATGTTTTATTATTTGATATTCAGGATATAGGTTCCAATGTTTATACTTATATTTACACGCTGGGTTTTGCCATGGAGGCAGCAGCAGAACATGATAAACAACTGATCGTGCTAGACAGACCAAATCCTATTGGTGGTACAAGGGTCGAGGGGCCGGTACGTTCGAAAGATGCTGTTAGTTTTATGGGCAGATTTTTGCTTCCTGTCAGACATGGCATGACAGTTGGTGAATTGGCTGTAATGTGGAACCATGAATATAGTATGGGAGTAGATCTAAAAATAGCTAAATTAAAGGGTTGGAAAAGAAATATGTATTTTTCCGATACTGGACTTCCATGGGTGATGTCATCTCCGAATATACCGACTGAAAAGACAGCTTATTTATATACGGGAACAGAATTATTAGATGACACGTCATTGTCTACAGGACTTGGCACCACTAGACCGTTCGAATTAGTAGGTGCTCCATGGATTGATAGTGAAGCTTTAGTAGAAGAAATGAGAAACCGTGGTATTGCCGGCGTGAAATTTAGATCGGCATATTTTACACCCATGTTTGGAAAATATGAAGGTGAGCTGGTAGCTGGTGTACAAGTCCATTTGAATGATCCCGAAAAAGTTGATCTTGTTGCTTTAGGATTAAATTTAGTTGATGCGATGAGAGACCAGAACCCTGATAAGTTTGAGATGACGGAAAGTTACACCAATTTAATCGGGGATACAGACGTCCCTGAGATGATCATGAAGAACATGCCGGTTGATAGAATTATTGCTTCATGGCAAGAAGTATTGTATGAGTGGATAAAGGACGTTCGAAATAAGTATTTAATGTATCCGCCATTTCCAGCTGGATCTAAACCATACAGACCAAAAGGAGTATTGGGAATTTTACCATTAGATTTGGCAGTTTCCCCAGGTCAAAATATTGCATTAGCTGTAAAAGGATATAATAAACACGGCAAAAAATTAGAGATGGATCCTGATTTAATTGATTGGACTGTTTCCAACGATATTGGATATGTGGAAAATGGTACATTTTATGCTGTAAAAGAGGGAAAAGCGCAATTAATCGCAACCTATCGTGATTACAAAGCAAAGAGAGAAGTCGTGGTTTCCTCAAGAAATGTAAATAATATAAGATATGGTGTACATTCTAATTATACAAGAGTTGTATTTGACTTAAACAAAACAGTCGATGATTATGACATTATTAAAGATAATAATATGTTAAAAGTTCGGATACCGTATGGTAAAATTTCTGGAGAACTAAAACAGGAGGGAGGGACAATGGAAGTAACTAATAACCCTGTATTATCATCTATTGAATATTTGAAAGAAGGCGATACATTTGTTGCAGTCTTCTATTTAAAAAAGGAAAACGTTGATTATGCAACACCGAAGTATTTGTCACGATTAGTTGTAGATATAAAACATTAAAAAATACAAGGTGTAATACGCAACGTAGAATTCCTAGCAGGAGAGTTTTCAGTTGTCGCAGTATCCTAGTTTAGAAGAAGACCTTTTCCAAACTACAGTTGGTAACATGGATACAGATTTGCGGATCAGAGTCGAACCACATTTTTATTTGGGGTGTAGTTCGATTATTTTTATTTAAACCTTCTAACGTGAAAAATAACCGAACATATGTTAGTATATTATATAATTACTTGTTAAAAATCTTACTATTAGTCATTGTTTATGGAGGGTAAATTCTTTTTTCGCTTTTATTCTCTACAAAAAGTAATTTATACACTAATAAATATTAGAAAATTCTTTCATCTAAGAGCACCTAAAAATATTGGAAGGAGGATAGAAAATCTAGCAGTACCCTTTACGTAAAAGTAGAGGAAAGTTATGAAAATAGCAGGGGATAGATTATGATGGGAGGAAAATAAAATGAAAGCAAATTTAATTATGGAGAGTAATGTTGTTAACTATGAATCACTTAAGCGAAAAGAACATCAAAAAATGAATGATAGTTGGTATGTAGCTTCATTTCTGCAGGAGGATCACAAAGAATATAAAGCCAATTACGAAGAAAATTATCATTCAATTAGACAAATTTTAGAAAAAGCTTTTACAAATATTATCTTTTTTGAGCGAATTCATCGAGTTGCCTATCATAAAAGTCTAGAAAATCCTGAATTTAAACGTGCTGAAAAACATGCAGAGAAGTTGCTTTCACAATTAGAGGGGCTGTTAACAACGACTGAACAAAAGGAGTTACTTTTGGATTTAGAATCAGCGTGGAATAATATGTATGGATTCTTTCTAGAGTACAGCTATTGCCAAGGGATAGAGGATAGCCCAGAAATCCATCAGGAACTTGAAAAATATGGTGTTTCTGTTGTGAAAGAAGGTACGCAACAGGATAAGGAAAGTTTATTGCAGGTGAATTAAACAGTATTGTCTGTTTTGGTTCACCAATTATTAGGATAGTGAACAAATTAAAGCCAAATGATTGTAATTGTATTAAAAATCTAATGTGAATTAGGAATGTTACAAATGATAGAAAAGATGTTTAAAAATTAGTAAGAGATTCGCTACCACAAGTTATAAGAGAGACCAATAAAAAGCCGTTAGTTTATGCAGTTACCGGTGAAAAAGTTAAAGCGGTTATTATGAGATAGACTAATAATAGAAGAAGTAAAATAATTTTGGAATACACCGACGAAGAAGAATGAACGGATATATTAGAGGTAATTAACGATATAATTCATGCTTATAACTTTGACATGGGAG is a genomic window of Virgibacillus proomii containing:
- a CDS encoding 6-phospho-beta-glucosidase, which gives rise to MKGLKIAVIGGGSSYTPELLEGLIKNQKVLHVAEVWLADVVAGQKKLAIIEGLAKRMIQKSECPIKIIATFDRQEAIKNADYIITQIRVGQLAMRRYDEYISIKHGVIGQETTGAGGFMKALRTIPVILDICKDIEKLAPNAWLLNFTNPAGVVTEAVLKHSNVKVIGLCNNPINYYKKFSETYNVSVDDVSISFTGINHLIWITDLYIKGESRIEDIFNGWSDSYEAKNIPAFGWDLEFLKSLGAIPCGYHKYYYQSDRILQEQLEQFKRNETRADQVQKIEKELFTIYQNLELNEKPKALEQRGGAYYSEAAVNLITSIQLNKKNVHTLNVRNNGSIACLPNDVCIEVNCVVERHQITPLQVGAVPPQIRGLLQNVKAYEELTVDAAVYGDKDLAQQALTLHPLIPSAERAKAILKEMFIVNKEFLPQFTSLL
- a CDS encoding PTS sugar transporter subunit IIB, producing the protein MKITLLCALGMSTSLLVERMKKAADSRGIDVQIEAHSVDDMDKQLKRADVILLGPQIRYKKNELFKKAEARGVPIAIIDMRAYGATDGEKVLEQALKLNT
- the celB gene encoding PTS cellobiose transporter subunit IIC, producing MKIGGWVVNRFNAFMERYFMPVAGKMAEQRHLKAIRDGIVATMPLLIIGSIFLIISSPPIESWAEFMKPYTSALNIPVKATFGLLGLVAVFSIAYSLAKSYGMDELSAGVLSLAAFFVATPLTEDGNIPLNLMGSEGLFIAIVLAIFTVEVYRFFEERDIVIRMPEGVPPSVWRAFTALIPGAAIIFVVWGMDLLLRNAFNLSLHGVVGAILRQPLEAMGASLWGAIIAIILIHLLWSFGIHGISVVASVMAPIWYSLTEQNVAAQQAGEELPYIIGQPFMAIWVTVGGSGMALALTILLVSRARSRQLKGLGRGSIWASFFNISEPIVFGAPIVLNPLLFLPFILAPLAVGLITYFSMSLGFVGKPYVIVPWTTPPPFSGILTTGDWRGGVLMIINIIVAMFIYYPFFRLYDKKLLEEEQANEAAAATKEN
- a CDS encoding PTS lactose/cellobiose transporter subunit IIA, whose product is MDIENISMSIILQAGNAKKYLYEALKHARNAEFEQIETKMRLVSKELLKAHKLQTKLIQEDTKGELENLPILLVHAQDHLMSVMSERSLVEEMIAMYSSQNKLRKKVNCLVEGMNVGKKVDS
- a CDS encoding exo-beta-N-acetylmuramidase NamZ family protein; amino-acid sequence: MRTLKKSMTIIMMILFVLAITSSDTTLSAESNKGKRKNKVSKKVTPGIEVFLTDHLEWVQDKRVGLITNHTGVTSSLESSIDLLYNHPEVNLTALYGPEHGIRGDREAGEYVESYIDKKTGLPVYSLYGSTWKPTEEMLEDVNVLLFDIQDIGSNVYTYIYTLGFAMEAAAEHDKQLIVLDRPNPIGGTRVEGPVRSKDAVSFMGRFLLPVRHGMTVGELAVMWNHEYSMGVDLKIAKLKGWKRNMYFSDTGLPWVMSSPNIPTEKTAYLYTGTELLDDTSLSTGLGTTRPFELVGAPWIDSEALVEEMRNRGIAGVKFRSAYFTPMFGKYEGELVAGVQVHLNDPEKVDLVALGLNLVDAMRDQNPDKFEMTESYTNLIGDTDVPEMIMKNMPVDRIIASWQEVLYEWIKDVRNKYLMYPPFPAGSKPYRPKGVLGILPLDLAVSPGQNIALAVKGYNKHGKKLEMDPDLIDWTVSNDIGYVENGTFYAVKEGKAQLIATYRDYKAKREVVVSSRNVNNIRYGVHSNYTRVVFDLNKTVDDYDIIKDNNMLKVRIPYGKISGELKQEGGTMEVTNNPVLSSIEYLKEGDTFVAVFYLKKENVDYATPKYLSRLVVDIKH